The following is a genomic window from Hydrogenobaculum sp. Y04AAS1.
CTAAACTTCCCATCACCTATTGGAAGATATTCATAGTAAATGAGTTTTCTATCAGTTTGTTTTACAAATTGCCATTTTATCTCTTTGCCGTTTATATAAAGGGTTTGACCTTTTACTACTATGTGATCTCCTGGAACACCTATTATCCTTTTTATAAAATCTATATTTGGATTAACAGGCCACTTGAAAACCACTATATCCCCTCTTTTTGGCTGTGATATCTCATAAGCCAATCTATTTACAAGCACAAAATCCCCCACATCAAGGGTTGGCTTCATAGAACCAGATGGTATATTGAAAGCCTCCACCACAAAAGCCCTTAAAAAAATCACCACTATTACGATGATTATTAATTCTTTTATCTCTTTTAAAAAGTTCATTTGGTATATTATACTAAAAGCCTATAAAATTTGCATGAAAAGGGTAAAACAATGCTAAAATAAAATTATGATAGATTTTGAAGAGGCTTTAAGGATTATTTTAAACAATACAAAAACTTTGGATGATGAGCGCATATTTTTAGATCAAGCACTAAATAGAGTGCTTTTTAAAGACATCTACGCCAAAGAAAACATACCAAGCTTTGATAATGCGGCGATGGATGGTTTTGCGCTTTTAAATGAAGATTTATTGCCTTTGAAAAACGCACTGCCGGTAAAGCTAAAGATAGCTGGGGAAGTATCAGCTGGAGCAAAACCAATACCTATTAAAAAAGGAGAAGCTGTTAAGATATACACAGGTGCTCCTATACCACAAGGGGCGGATACTGTGATAGAGCTTGAACTCACAAAAGTAAACGCCGATGAGGTAGAGATTTTAGCTTATAAAGAAAAAGGATCAAACATAAGAAGAATAGGTGAAGATATCAAAAAAGGCGATTTATTGCTTGAATCTGGCAAAGTACTAAGAGGATACGAGCTTGGTATTTTGGCTTCTCAGAATATAGTTACATTTGATGTGTTTAGAATGCCAAGGGTTGGTATTTTTGTCACCGGGGATGAGGTCTTAGATGTAGGACAAGAAAAAACAAGCGATGCTCAAATAAGAAGCTCAAACCATATAAGCATAATGGGACTTTTGGAAAGCATGGGTGTAAAACCAACATTTTTAGGTATAATAAAAGATGACAAAGAATCAATAAAAAACGCCTTAAACCGCATAGAGGAGTTTGATATTCTTATATCCACTGGTGGAGTATCTGTAAGCGATAAAGATTTTACGAAAGAAGCGGTAAAAGAGTTAGGTTTTGATGTAAAATTTCACAAAGTAGCTATAAAGCCTGGAAAACCTATTGTGTTTGCTACAAAAGGCGATAAGCTGTTTTTTGGACTTCCGGGAAACCCAGTATCTTGTGTTATAAACTTTGATATATTTGTAAGACCTTCTATCAAAAAGATGATGGGATACAAAGATATTATAAAACCTTTCATGAGAGCGAAACTAATAGCCCCAATAAAAAGAAAATCTTCAGATAGACTTGAGTTCTTAAGAGGTATATTAAATTTAGAACAAGAGCTTTTGGTGGAGGCTCTTCCTAAGCAAGGTTCTCACATGCTTACAGAGTTTAGAAGCGCCAATTGTTATATATTGGTACCAAAGGGTGTAAACGAAATACCTGCTGGGGAGTTTGTGGATGTAATAATGTTTTCATCATACATAAGATAAGTTTTTTAATTAAATTTTTAATGTGCGTATCAAGGTTAACGGTGAATATTTTGATTTTGAAAAGCCCATAAACATTTTGGAGCTTATAGAAACTTTTGGAGTAAAACTAAGGCCTGTTGGTCTTGCTGTTGCCGTCAACGAAGACATCGTACCAAAATCCAAGTATCAAGAAGTCTTCATAAAAGATGGCGATTGTGTTGAGATTATAGAGTTGGTAGGAGGCGGTTAAATGGAAGATCTCATGTCTTTTGATCCTTTGGTAATAGCTGGAAGAGAGTTTAAATCTAGGCTGTTTATAGGTTCTGGTAAGTTTAAAAGCTTTCAAGAAAACAAAGAAGTATTAGAAGCATCTGGTGCTGAAGTAATAACGGTAGCTGTAAGAAGGGTAAATATCACAGACAGGACAAAAGAAAATCTCCTTGATTACATAGACCCAAACAAATACCTCATACTTCCAAACACCGCTGGTTGTTATACGGCAAAAGATGCTATAAACACAGCTATGCTTGCAAGAGAAGCCACTGGTATAGATTGGATAAAATTAGAGGTGATAGGAGATCAAAAAACCCTATACCCAGATATGGAACAAACTCTAGAAGCAGCTAAAGTGCTTGTAAAAGAAGGATTCAAGGTGCTACCATACATATTTGACGATCCTATAGCTGCTAAAAAGCTTGAAGATATTGGATGTGT
Proteins encoded in this region:
- the lepB gene encoding signal peptidase I; this encodes MNFLKEIKELIIIVIVVIFLRAFVVEAFNIPSGSMKPTLDVGDFVLVNRLAYEISQPKRGDIVVFKWPVNPNIDFIKRIIGVPGDHIVVKGQTLYINGKEIKWQFVKQTDRKLIYYEYLPIGDGKFRKHLIAIYKHPFVPRRNVDVVVPPGDYFVMGDNRDNSEDSRYWGFVPRKDLIGDAFVIYFSGHVPSLTTAENSPLIGLRQLFLALISPRIDRIGMQLMRR
- the glp gene encoding gephyrin-like molybdotransferase Glp, encoding MIDFEEALRIILNNTKTLDDERIFLDQALNRVLFKDIYAKENIPSFDNAAMDGFALLNEDLLPLKNALPVKLKIAGEVSAGAKPIPIKKGEAVKIYTGAPIPQGADTVIELELTKVNADEVEILAYKEKGSNIRRIGEDIKKGDLLLESGKVLRGYELGILASQNIVTFDVFRMPRVGIFVTGDEVLDVGQEKTSDAQIRSSNHISIMGLLESMGVKPTFLGIIKDDKESIKNALNRIEEFDILISTGGVSVSDKDFTKEAVKELGFDVKFHKVAIKPGKPIVFATKGDKLFFGLPGNPVSCVINFDIFVRPSIKKMMGYKDIIKPFMRAKLIAPIKRKSSDRLEFLRGILNLEQELLVEALPKQGSHMLTEFRSANCYILVPKGVNEIPAGEFVDVIMFSSYIR
- the thiS gene encoding sulfur carrier protein ThiS — translated: MRIKVNGEYFDFEKPINILELIETFGVKLRPVGLAVAVNEDIVPKSKYQEVFIKDGDCVEIIELVGGG
- a CDS encoding thiazole synthase — protein: MEDLMSFDPLVIAGREFKSRLFIGSGKFKSFQENKEVLEASGAEVITVAVRRVNITDRTKENLLDYIDPNKYLILPNTAGCYTAKDAINTAMLAREATGIDWIKLEVIGDQKTLYPDMEQTLEAAKVLVKEGFKVLPYIFDDPIAAKKLEDIGCVAVMPLASPIGSGLGVQNRYNIMFIKEAVSVPVIVDAGIGSAADIPIVFELGADAVLTNTALAEAQNPILMAKAMKHAWIAGRMSYLAGRMPKRTYAVPSSPLTGVPFK